A window from Parambassis ranga chromosome 13, fParRan2.1, whole genome shotgun sequence encodes these proteins:
- the LOC114445427 gene encoding tyrosine kinase receptor Cad96Ca isoform X1: MMADSANVNCTDTQSQGALVYSLIGVLSVTILLFALLGALCLRKYCSMLQTIRDLKGSRLLLDAPRLEAPTMAVRPVSVVEDEEKPPSQTLLQQCSTSRSSSKRLWRGLQQSPRFTKADLNLLQLIKAGKEGVFYQARMTRGTCKGHSMFTCKISKEGVRVKHVEMEVSIMRKLVHHKNILQLLDWNTTEEPYVLIMEYVSYGTLRTFLQTNRSHLSANPELQSLLTIVSYHIALAMQHLRSKMIMHCDLALRNIMVNKFPWEVKVAEFGLARDLTRMTSRRSTRWRNPRQRVPLRWYPPEYFKNNYYSFKGDVWAFGIVLWEMQMFGTLPYPNLETSEEVVYHICLGHKNTNPEGCRPEILHVMRKCWQEPYTLRPTFTDIVCMLENVIENDADYVDVESPQCLVKENENDQEAKCLRAPSITVEASNRL, translated from the exons ATGATGGCTGATTCAGCTAATGTAAACTGCACAG ACACTCAGTCTCAGGGGGCCCTGGTCTACAGTCTAATCGGGGTTCTCTCCGTCACCATCCTACTGTTCGCACTGCtgggagctctgtgtctcagaAA ATACTGCTCTATGCTTCAAACCATTCGGGACCTGAAGGGGAGCAGGTTGTTGCTTGATGCTCCTCGGCTGGAGGCCCCCACCATGGCTGTGAGGCCAGTCTCAGTggtggaggatgaagagaagCCTCCTTCACAAACCCttctgcagcagtgcagcacaaGCAGAAGCTCCTCTAAGAGGCTGTGGAGAGGTCTGCAGCAG AGTCCTCGCTTCACCAAGGCAGACCTGAACCTACTGCAGCTCATCAAAGCAGGGAAGGAGGGGGTCTTCTATCAGGCCCGGATGACCAGAGGGACCTGCAAAGGTCACAGCATGTTCACCTGCAAGATCAGCAAGGAAG GTGTCCGTGTCAAACATGTGGAAATGGAGGTGTCCATCATGAGGAAACTGGTGCATCACAAAAACATCCTCCAGTTACTGGACTGGAACACCACTGAGG AGCCCTATGTTCTGATCATGGAGTATGTGAGCTATGGCACCCTGAGGACTTTCCTGCAGACCaacaggagccacctgagtgcAAACCCTGAGCTGCAGAGCCTCCTCACCATCGTCTCCTACCACATCGCTCTGGCCATGCAGCATCTGCGCTCCAAAATG ATCATGCACTGTGACCTGGCTCTGAGGAACATCATGGTCAACAAGTTTCCCTGGGAGGTGAAGGTGGCGGAGTTCGGTCTGGCTCGAGACTTAACTCGCATGACGAGCCGCCGCAGCACCCGCTGGAGGAACCCAAGA CAGCGTGTGCCTCTCCGCTGGTACCCCCCGGAATACTTCAAGAACAATTATTACAGCTTTAAAGGGGACGTTTGGGCGTTTGGCATCGTGCTGTGGGAGATGCAGATGTTTG GTACATTACCATACCCGAACCTGGAGACCTCAGAAGAAGTGGTGTACCACATTTGTTTGGGTCATAAGAACACAAACCCTGAAGGCTGTAGACCAGAGAT ACTTCATGTCATGCGAAAATGCTGGCAGGAGCCATACACGCTGAGGCCCACATTCACTGACATCGTCTGCATGCTGGAGAACGTCATTGAGAACGATGCG gatTATGTGGATGTGGAGAGTCCTCAGTGTTTggtgaaagaaaatgaaaatgatcaaGAAGCTAAATGTCTGCGAGCACCCAGCATCACTGTGGAAGCTTCAAATCGACTCTaa
- the tmem97 gene encoding sigma intracellular receptor 2, with protein MAVRVLEIIFFLYFATHIPITLFIDLQALLPGHVYPQPLRDLLRWYAEDFKDPMVLDPPEWFKAFIFCEAVLQLPFFPIAAYAFLKGGCRWIRTPAIVYSTHVATTLLPILAHILFYQFPEKPHPGPQTLQERWMLVSIYAPYLLVPVLLLLTMLLSSTYSSTSKPGSTSGKAKRN; from the exons ATGGCTGTACGTGTGTTAGAGATTATATTTTTCCTCTATTTTGCAACTCATATTCCAATCACGCTATTTATTGACTTACAAGCCCTGTTACCTGGACATGTGTACCCACAGCCG CTGAGAGACCTCCTGAGGTGGTATGCAGAAGACTTCAAAGACCCCATGGTTCTGGATCCACCGGAGTGGTTCAAGGCTTTCATTTTCTGCGAGGCAGTGCTTCAGTTGCCGTTTTTCCCCATTGCAGCGTATGCGTTTCTGAAAG gTGGCTGTAGGTGGATCCGGACTCCTGCCATTGTCTACTCCACGCATGTTGCCACCACGCTGCTCCCAATCCTAGCCCACATCCTCTTTTATCAGTTCCCTGAGAAACCCCACCCGGGTCCCCAAACCCTTCAGGAGCGCTGGATGCTGGTCTCCATCTATGCCCCATACCTGCTGgtacctgtgctgctgctcctcaccaTGCTGCTGTCCTCCACGTACAGCTCCACCTCTAAGCCTGGCAGCACTTCAGGAAAAGCCAAGAGGAACTGA
- the LOC114445427 gene encoding tyrosine kinase receptor Cad96Ca isoform X2 translates to MMADSANVNCTDTQSQGALVYSLIGVLSVTILLFALLGALCLRKYCSMLQTIRDLKGSRLLLDAPRLEAPTMAVRPVSVVEDEEKPPSQTLLQQCSTSRSSSKRLWRGLQQSPRFTKADLNLLQLIKAGKEGVFYQARMTRGTCKGHSMFTCKISKEGVRVKHVEMEVSIMRKLVHHKNILQLLDWNTTEEPYVLIMEYVSYGTLRTFLQTNRSHLSANPELQSLLTIVSYHIALAMQHLRSKMIMHCDLALRNIMVNKFPWEVKVAEFGLARDLTRMTSRRSTRWRNPRRVPLRWYPPEYFKNNYYSFKGDVWAFGIVLWEMQMFGTLPYPNLETSEEVVYHICLGHKNTNPEGCRPEILHVMRKCWQEPYTLRPTFTDIVCMLENVIENDADYVDVESPQCLVKENENDQEAKCLRAPSITVEASNRL, encoded by the exons ATGATGGCTGATTCAGCTAATGTAAACTGCACAG ACACTCAGTCTCAGGGGGCCCTGGTCTACAGTCTAATCGGGGTTCTCTCCGTCACCATCCTACTGTTCGCACTGCtgggagctctgtgtctcagaAA ATACTGCTCTATGCTTCAAACCATTCGGGACCTGAAGGGGAGCAGGTTGTTGCTTGATGCTCCTCGGCTGGAGGCCCCCACCATGGCTGTGAGGCCAGTCTCAGTggtggaggatgaagagaagCCTCCTTCACAAACCCttctgcagcagtgcagcacaaGCAGAAGCTCCTCTAAGAGGCTGTGGAGAGGTCTGCAGCAG AGTCCTCGCTTCACCAAGGCAGACCTGAACCTACTGCAGCTCATCAAAGCAGGGAAGGAGGGGGTCTTCTATCAGGCCCGGATGACCAGAGGGACCTGCAAAGGTCACAGCATGTTCACCTGCAAGATCAGCAAGGAAG GTGTCCGTGTCAAACATGTGGAAATGGAGGTGTCCATCATGAGGAAACTGGTGCATCACAAAAACATCCTCCAGTTACTGGACTGGAACACCACTGAGG AGCCCTATGTTCTGATCATGGAGTATGTGAGCTATGGCACCCTGAGGACTTTCCTGCAGACCaacaggagccacctgagtgcAAACCCTGAGCTGCAGAGCCTCCTCACCATCGTCTCCTACCACATCGCTCTGGCCATGCAGCATCTGCGCTCCAAAATG ATCATGCACTGTGACCTGGCTCTGAGGAACATCATGGTCAACAAGTTTCCCTGGGAGGTGAAGGTGGCGGAGTTCGGTCTGGCTCGAGACTTAACTCGCATGACGAGCCGCCGCAGCACCCGCTGGAGGAACCCAAGA CGTGTGCCTCTCCGCTGGTACCCCCCGGAATACTTCAAGAACAATTATTACAGCTTTAAAGGGGACGTTTGGGCGTTTGGCATCGTGCTGTGGGAGATGCAGATGTTTG GTACATTACCATACCCGAACCTGGAGACCTCAGAAGAAGTGGTGTACCACATTTGTTTGGGTCATAAGAACACAAACCCTGAAGGCTGTAGACCAGAGAT ACTTCATGTCATGCGAAAATGCTGGCAGGAGCCATACACGCTGAGGCCCACATTCACTGACATCGTCTGCATGCTGGAGAACGTCATTGAGAACGATGCG gatTATGTGGATGTGGAGAGTCCTCAGTGTTTggtgaaagaaaatgaaaatgatcaaGAAGCTAAATGTCTGCGAGCACCCAGCATCACTGTGGAAGCTTCAAATCGACTCTaa